A portion of the Hoplias malabaricus isolate fHopMal1 chromosome 1, fHopMal1.hap1, whole genome shotgun sequence genome contains these proteins:
- the zdhhc11 gene encoding palmitoyltransferase ZDHHC11 yields the protein MTNMSCLERRFRRTGPVRGGSRNELVTVPLHSRVNGWTLPLHLLQLLAWTMYSFMAIMGFGVYVPLLPPPWNYISYGMIGTAFVLHFLTHMAAVTIDPAEYSVRMRKDYSSPLPVFDKKKQPHVIHNQHCYLCEVDVGPKVKHCGSCNKCIADFDHHCKWLNNCVGGRNYWVFFITVLSAVFGVLLLVVVVLFVFIEHFVNPANLRTAAAFQNIKGNGTWLIFLPLAPVETSSVSLLILAFITIAIALASLLMLCHLLVFHVYLLCKGMSTYEYIVKQRQLQSSKEQRGGATQPPQTNPAAQRLGTLDMSIACDAPLSGRSSIFKYQERGQMSSGLSGHVCSEMEHFPPAADSENHPNYGSKSSTQFIPGEVPGWCPSRVENPQVFQPSSVSRYTPAEGRPTVQSPLGTHPPAVIHTTVVHQQLIH from the exons ATGACTAAT ATGAGTTGTTTGGAGCGTCGTTTCAGACGCACTGGCCCGGTTCGTGGGGGCAGCAGGAACGAACTGGTCACTGTGCCGCTCCATTCCAGAGTCAACGGCTGGACCCTtcccctccacctcctccagctGCTGGCCTGGACCATGTACAGCTTCATGGCCATCATGGGCTTCGGGGTCTACGTCCCTCTCCTGCCTCCACCTTGGAACTACATCTCTTACGGG atGATTGGTACAGCGTTTGTCCTGCACTTTCTGACCCACATGGCGGCGGTGACCATAGATCCGGCCGAGTACAGCGTCCGCATGAGGAAGGACTACTCCAGCCCTCTGCCTGTGTTTGACAAGAAGAAGCAGCCGCACGTCATCCATAATCAGCACTGCTATCTGTGTGAGGTGGATGT GGGGCCTAAAGTGAAACACTGCGGGAGCTGCAACAAATGCATCGCTGACTTTGACCACCACTGCAAGTGGCTCAACAACTGCGTGGGAGGGAGGAACTACTG GGTGTTCTtcatcactgtcctctctgCTGTGTTTGGAGTGCTTCTCCTTGTTGTGGTGGTCCTCTTCGTCTTCATCGAGCACTTTGTAAATCCCGCTAACCTGCGGACGGCAGCCGCTTTTCAGA ATATTAAAGGGAATGGGACGTGGTTAATCTTCCTGCCTCTGGCTCCAGTTGAGACCTCCTCCGTCAGCCTCTTGATCTTAGCCTTCATCACCATCGCCATCGCTCTGGCCTCACTTTTAATGCTGTGTCACCTGCTCGTCTTCCACGTTTACCTGC tgTGTAAAGGGATGAGTACGTATGAATACATAGTAAAACAGCGTCAGTTACAGAGCAGCAAAGAACAAAGGGGCGGAGCCACACAGCCGCCACAGACGAACCCTGCAGCACAG AGACTCGGGACGCTGGACATGTCCATAGCCTGTGACGCTCCACTGTCCGGCAGATCTAG TATCTTCAAATACCAGGAGAGGGGACAGATGTCCAGTGGACTGTCAGGACACGTCTGCTCTGAG ATGGAACACTTTCCTCCAGCAGCCGACAGTGAAAACCATCCCAACTACGGCTCAAAATCTTCAACACAGTTTATACCAG GTGAGGTTCCAGGTTGGTGTCCGAGCCGTGTAGAAAATCCCCAGGTTTTCCAGCCAAGCAGCGTGAGCAGATACACTCCAGCTGAGGGACGTCCCACTGTCCAGAGCCCTCTGGGAACACACCCCCCCGCCGTCATACACACCACAGTGGTCCACCAGCAGCTCAtacactga
- the LOC136665364 gene encoding tubulin polymerization-promoting protein isoform X1, with protein MGAAGSCTRRRRESTDIDHETRERGRRPPGPSTMEEFKVQTAKHPVPNSAPLRPASEHSRERTKRLSTESNGTSEGGAGARTPVELTALEEAFRRFAVHGDTRATGKEMHGKNWSKLCKDCGVIDGKNITLTDVDIVFSKVKNKSGRTITYSQFREALSELARKRFKEKSGEEAAEEFFKLVEGKSPVIAGVTRAVASPTVSRLTDTSKFTGSHKERFDETGRGKGKAGRVDMVDKSGYVSGYKHAGSYEKKVQGKPQPKPM; from the exons ATGGGAGCTGCTGGGAG TTGTACTCGGAGACGGAGAGAGAGCACTGACATAGACCacgagaccagagagagaggaaggagaccCCCAGGCCCAAG CACAATGGAAGAGTTTAAGGTCCAGACGGCGAAGCACCCCGTCCCGAACAGTGCACCTCTGCGCCCTGCGAGCGAACACTCTCGAGAGCGCACCAAGCGTCTGTCCACCGAGTCGAACGGGACGAGCGAGGGCGGGGCCGGGGCCAGGACGCCGGTGGAGCTCACAGCGCTGGAGGAGGCCTTCCGCCGTTTCGCTGTCCACGGAGACACGCGAGCCACCGGCAAGGAGATGCACGGCAAGAACTGGTCCAAACTCTGTAAGGACTGCGGCGTCATCGACGGGAAAAACATCACCCTCACCGACGTGGACATCGTCTTCTCCAAAGTCAA AAACAAATCCGGCCGCACCATCACGTACAGCCAGTTCCGAGAGGCGCTGTCCGAGCTCGCCAGGAAACGTTTCAAAGAGAAGAGCGGCGAGGAGGCGGCTGAGGAGTTCTTCAAGCTGGTCGAGGGGAAGTCGCCCGTCATAGCAGGAGTCACG AGGGCCGTGGCTTCTCCCACCGTGTCTCGACTGACGGACACCAGTAAGTTCACCGGGTCCCACAAAGAGCGCTTCGACGAGACGGGCCGGGGCAAAGGCAAAGCCGGCCGGGTCGACATGGTGGACAAGTCGGGATACGTCTCGGGATACAAACACGCCGGCTCCTACGAGAAGAAAGTTCAAGGCAAACCCCAACCCAAACCCATGTGA
- the cep72 gene encoding centrosomal protein of 72 kDa isoform X3 — protein sequence MQKHPYYRLYLVHAISKLRKLDDCAVRDRERKAAVMHFSEESAQPPTQSTNLFTEEKEKRSSEARVASVKKMMMMKLSLREGNEETVLNQKCTADGSGVATREDSLFTESEPLRLAVTNRRGTAHRRPSLRSHDAPRVTFLDPYVIRHSPEHLGESAKHSRSRKQAESNFTPHPSSKNTAGEGFQALIDGRIDVKAHQSISGDRNPVLHPPRLTHRSSEDGGDPQRPPIKPNRGERLCKGAYRKPLELLLGLVDEFWAGKKENHNSRHFFSGPDPLPDGAGGGERRRGDKDSEGEGPDSAEPGGAAEETASVRSTQSLRADPESSRICGAAGRAAAEHFGGECVSAEAADQIRAEPSLRAAERDVQHRRVRPVLNQNQLCWWNWCVCFGGLYVYRVCPVAEST from the exons ATGCAGAAACATCCGTACTATCGTCTCTACTTGGTCCACGCCATCTCCAAGCTTCGCAAATTGG ATGACTGTGCtgttagagacagagagaggaaagcagCTGTGATGCACTTCTCTGAAGAATCAGCACAGCCTCCGACCCAGAGCACCAACCTATTCAcagaagagaaggaaaagag AAGCAGTGAAGCCAGAGTCGCCTCggtgaagaagatgatgatgatgaagctCTCACTTCGAGAAGGTAACGAAGAAACGGTTCTAAATCAGAAATGTACTGCGGATGGGAGCGGCGTGGCGACTCGAGAAGACTCCCTTTTCACTGAGTCAGAGCCTTTACGTTTAGCAG TTACAAACAGAAGGGGGACTGCTCATCGACGGCCGTCTCTGAGGTCTCACGATGCTCCCAGAGTCACGTTCCTCGATCCTTACGTAATTAGACACAGCCCCGAACATCTCGGGGAATCGGCAAAACACTCGCGCAGCAGAAAACAGGCCGAGAGCAACTTCACTCCACACCCCAGCTCCAAAAACACTGCTGGAGAAGGTTTTCAAGCTCTTATCGATGGTAGGATTGATGTAAAAGCTCATCAGAGTATCTCTGGCGACAGAAACCCAGTGCTGCACCCTCCCAGACTGACACACAGGAGCTCAGAAGATGGTGGAGACCCTCAGAGACCCCCGATTAAACCCAATAGAGGAGAGAGACTCTGTAAG GGAGCCTATAGGAAACCCCTGGAGCTGCTCCTGGGTTTGGTGGATGAGTTCTGGGCCGGGAAGAAGGAGAATCACAACTCCAGACACTTCTTCA GCGGTCCAGATCCTCTGCCTGATGGAGCAGGAGGTGgtgagaggagaagaggagatAAAGACTCTGAGGGAGAAGGTCCAGACTCTGCAGAACCAGGCGGAGCTGCAGAAGAGACAGCATCAGTCAGAAGTACACAGTCTCTCCGAGCAGATCCAGAGAGCTCACGGATCTGTG GAGCAGCTGGACGAGCAGCTGCGGAGCATTTTGGAGGAGAATGTGTCTCTGCAGAAGCAGCTGATCAGATTAGAGCAGAACCTTCTCTCCGAGCGGCTGAGAGAGATGTCCAGCACCGGAGAGTGAGGCCAGTTCTTAATCAGAACCAACTCTGCTGGTGgaactggtgtgtgtgttttggaggaCTGTACGTATACAGGGTGTGTCCTGTAGCTGAGAGCACATAA
- the cep72 gene encoding centrosomal protein of 72 kDa isoform X1, whose translation MAAGGLSITEQWIRDKLQLQHRCLADVRSLSLPGSYDTGKICRLGNSLKNFVRLKSLDLSHNALDSVQGLLHLNLLEKLSLYYNRISSLEDVLSLRSLQNLQELDLRLNPVMQKHPYYRLYLVHAISKLRKLDDCAVRDRERKAAVMHFSEESAQPPTQSTNLFTEEKEKRSSEARVASVKKMMMMKLSLREGNEETVLNQKCTADGSGVATREDSLFTESEPLRLAVTNRRGTAHRRPSLRSHDAPRVTFLDPYVIRHSPEHLGESAKHSRSRKQAESNFTPHPSSKNTAGEGFQALIDGRIDVKAHQSISGDRNPVLHPPRLTHRSSEDGGDPQRPPIKPNRGERLCKGAYRKPLELLLGLVDEFWAGKKENHNSRHFFSGPDPLPDGAGGGERRRGDKDSEGEGPDSAEPGGAAEETASVRSTQSLRADPESSRICGAAGRAAAEHFGGECVSAEAADQIRAEPSLRAAERDVQHRRVRPVLNQNQLCWWNWCVCFGGLYVYRVCPVAEST comes from the exons ATGGCGGCAGGAGGCTTATCAATAACAGAGCAGTGGATTCGTGACAAACTCCAACTCCAGCACCGCTGTCTCG CGGATGTTCGGTCGCTGAGCCTCCCTGGATCGTATGACACAGGGAAAATCTGCCGTTTGGGGAATTCTCTCAAGAACTTTGTTCGTCTGAAGAGCTTGGATCtgtcccacaatgcactggACTCCGTCCAG GGCCTGCTGCATCTGAATCTGCTGGAGAAGCTGAGTCTGTACTACAACAGAATCTCGTCTCTGGAGGACGTCCTGTCTTTACGCAGCCTTCAGAATCTACAGGAGCTCGACCTAAGGCTGAACCCAGTCATGCAGAAACATCCGTACTATCGTCTCTACTTGGTCCACGCCATCTCCAAGCTTCGCAAATTGG ATGACTGTGCtgttagagacagagagaggaaagcagCTGTGATGCACTTCTCTGAAGAATCAGCACAGCCTCCGACCCAGAGCACCAACCTATTCAcagaagagaaggaaaagag AAGCAGTGAAGCCAGAGTCGCCTCggtgaagaagatgatgatgatgaagctCTCACTTCGAGAAGGTAACGAAGAAACGGTTCTAAATCAGAAATGTACTGCGGATGGGAGCGGCGTGGCGACTCGAGAAGACTCCCTTTTCACTGAGTCAGAGCCTTTACGTTTAGCAG TTACAAACAGAAGGGGGACTGCTCATCGACGGCCGTCTCTGAGGTCTCACGATGCTCCCAGAGTCACGTTCCTCGATCCTTACGTAATTAGACACAGCCCCGAACATCTCGGGGAATCGGCAAAACACTCGCGCAGCAGAAAACAGGCCGAGAGCAACTTCACTCCACACCCCAGCTCCAAAAACACTGCTGGAGAAGGTTTTCAAGCTCTTATCGATGGTAGGATTGATGTAAAAGCTCATCAGAGTATCTCTGGCGACAGAAACCCAGTGCTGCACCCTCCCAGACTGACACACAGGAGCTCAGAAGATGGTGGAGACCCTCAGAGACCCCCGATTAAACCCAATAGAGGAGAGAGACTCTGTAAG GGAGCCTATAGGAAACCCCTGGAGCTGCTCCTGGGTTTGGTGGATGAGTTCTGGGCCGGGAAGAAGGAGAATCACAACTCCAGACACTTCTTCA GCGGTCCAGATCCTCTGCCTGATGGAGCAGGAGGTGgtgagaggagaagaggagatAAAGACTCTGAGGGAGAAGGTCCAGACTCTGCAGAACCAGGCGGAGCTGCAGAAGAGACAGCATCAGTCAGAAGTACACAGTCTCTCCGAGCAGATCCAGAGAGCTCACGGATCTGTG GAGCAGCTGGACGAGCAGCTGCGGAGCATTTTGGAGGAGAATGTGTCTCTGCAGAAGCAGCTGATCAGATTAGAGCAGAACCTTCTCTCCGAGCGGCTGAGAGAGATGTCCAGCACCGGAGAGTGAGGCCAGTTCTTAATCAGAACCAACTCTGCTGGTGgaactggtgtgtgtgttttggaggaCTGTACGTATACAGGGTGTGTCCTGTAGCTGAGAGCACATAA
- the LOC136665364 gene encoding tubulin polymerization-promoting protein isoform X2, with protein sequence MEEFKVQTAKHPVPNSAPLRPASEHSRERTKRLSTESNGTSEGGAGARTPVELTALEEAFRRFAVHGDTRATGKEMHGKNWSKLCKDCGVIDGKNITLTDVDIVFSKVKNKSGRTITYSQFREALSELARKRFKEKSGEEAAEEFFKLVEGKSPVIAGVTRAVASPTVSRLTDTSKFTGSHKERFDETGRGKGKAGRVDMVDKSGYVSGYKHAGSYEKKVQGKPQPKPM encoded by the exons ATGGAAGAGTTTAAGGTCCAGACGGCGAAGCACCCCGTCCCGAACAGTGCACCTCTGCGCCCTGCGAGCGAACACTCTCGAGAGCGCACCAAGCGTCTGTCCACCGAGTCGAACGGGACGAGCGAGGGCGGGGCCGGGGCCAGGACGCCGGTGGAGCTCACAGCGCTGGAGGAGGCCTTCCGCCGTTTCGCTGTCCACGGAGACACGCGAGCCACCGGCAAGGAGATGCACGGCAAGAACTGGTCCAAACTCTGTAAGGACTGCGGCGTCATCGACGGGAAAAACATCACCCTCACCGACGTGGACATCGTCTTCTCCAAAGTCAA AAACAAATCCGGCCGCACCATCACGTACAGCCAGTTCCGAGAGGCGCTGTCCGAGCTCGCCAGGAAACGTTTCAAAGAGAAGAGCGGCGAGGAGGCGGCTGAGGAGTTCTTCAAGCTGGTCGAGGGGAAGTCGCCCGTCATAGCAGGAGTCACG AGGGCCGTGGCTTCTCCCACCGTGTCTCGACTGACGGACACCAGTAAGTTCACCGGGTCCCACAAAGAGCGCTTCGACGAGACGGGCCGGGGCAAAGGCAAAGCCGGCCGGGTCGACATGGTGGACAAGTCGGGATACGTCTCGGGATACAAACACGCCGGCTCCTACGAGAAGAAAGTTCAAGGCAAACCCCAACCCAAACCCATGTGA
- the cep72 gene encoding centrosomal protein of 72 kDa isoform X2, translated as MAAGGLSITEQWIRDKLQLQHRCLADVRSLSLPGSYDTGKICRLGNSLKNFVRLKSLDLSHNALDSVQGLLHLNLLEKLSLYYNRISSLEDVLSLRSLQNLQELDLRLNPVMQKHPYYRLYLVHAISKLRKLDDCAVRDRERKAAVMHFSEESAQPPTQSTNLFTEEKEKRSSEARVASVKKMMMMKLSLREGNEETVLNQKCTADGSGVATREDSLFTESEPLRLAVTNRRGTAHRRPSLRSHDAPRVTFLDPYVIRHSPEHLGESAKHSRSRKQAESNFTPHPSSKNTAGEGFQALIDGRIDVKAHQSISGDRNPVLHPPRLTHRSSEDGGDPQRPPIKPNRGERLCKGAYRKPLELLLGLVDEFWAGKKENHNSRHFFMQAVQILCLMEQEVVRGEEEIKTLREKVQTLQNQAELQKRQHQSEVHSLSEQIQRAHGSVEQLDEQLRSILEENVSLQKQLIRLEQNLLSERLREMSSTGE; from the exons ATGGCGGCAGGAGGCTTATCAATAACAGAGCAGTGGATTCGTGACAAACTCCAACTCCAGCACCGCTGTCTCG CGGATGTTCGGTCGCTGAGCCTCCCTGGATCGTATGACACAGGGAAAATCTGCCGTTTGGGGAATTCTCTCAAGAACTTTGTTCGTCTGAAGAGCTTGGATCtgtcccacaatgcactggACTCCGTCCAG GGCCTGCTGCATCTGAATCTGCTGGAGAAGCTGAGTCTGTACTACAACAGAATCTCGTCTCTGGAGGACGTCCTGTCTTTACGCAGCCTTCAGAATCTACAGGAGCTCGACCTAAGGCTGAACCCAGTCATGCAGAAACATCCGTACTATCGTCTCTACTTGGTCCACGCCATCTCCAAGCTTCGCAAATTGG ATGACTGTGCtgttagagacagagagaggaaagcagCTGTGATGCACTTCTCTGAAGAATCAGCACAGCCTCCGACCCAGAGCACCAACCTATTCAcagaagagaaggaaaagag AAGCAGTGAAGCCAGAGTCGCCTCggtgaagaagatgatgatgatgaagctCTCACTTCGAGAAGGTAACGAAGAAACGGTTCTAAATCAGAAATGTACTGCGGATGGGAGCGGCGTGGCGACTCGAGAAGACTCCCTTTTCACTGAGTCAGAGCCTTTACGTTTAGCAG TTACAAACAGAAGGGGGACTGCTCATCGACGGCCGTCTCTGAGGTCTCACGATGCTCCCAGAGTCACGTTCCTCGATCCTTACGTAATTAGACACAGCCCCGAACATCTCGGGGAATCGGCAAAACACTCGCGCAGCAGAAAACAGGCCGAGAGCAACTTCACTCCACACCCCAGCTCCAAAAACACTGCTGGAGAAGGTTTTCAAGCTCTTATCGATGGTAGGATTGATGTAAAAGCTCATCAGAGTATCTCTGGCGACAGAAACCCAGTGCTGCACCCTCCCAGACTGACACACAGGAGCTCAGAAGATGGTGGAGACCCTCAGAGACCCCCGATTAAACCCAATAGAGGAGAGAGACTCTGTAAG GGAGCCTATAGGAAACCCCTGGAGCTGCTCCTGGGTTTGGTGGATGAGTTCTGGGCCGGGAAGAAGGAGAATCACAACTCCAGACACTTCTTCA TGCAGGCGGTCCAGATCCTCTGCCTGATGGAGCAGGAGGTGgtgagaggagaagaggagatAAAGACTCTGAGGGAGAAGGTCCAGACTCTGCAGAACCAGGCGGAGCTGCAGAAGAGACAGCATCAGTCAGAAGTACACAGTCTCTCCGAGCAGATCCAGAGAGCTCACGGATCTGTG GAGCAGCTGGACGAGCAGCTGCGGAGCATTTTGGAGGAGAATGTGTCTCTGCAGAAGCAGCTGATCAGATTAGAGCAGAACCTTCTCTCCGAGCGGCTGAGAGAGATGTCCAGCACCGGAGAGTGA